The Agromyces atrinae genome window below encodes:
- a CDS encoding DUF1844 domain-containing protein, whose amino-acid sequence MDDADRAFSDAAADATRDIADVAAVEVITTTAVHLMSAAAVKCGLADDPESQQDLDEARKLINALAGLITAAAPEVSDMHARSLRDGLRSLQLAFREASVIPDPIGKGPGEKWTGPVN is encoded by the coding sequence ATCGACGACGCCGACCGCGCATTTTCGGATGCCGCAGCCGACGCCACGCGCGATATCGCCGATGTCGCGGCGGTGGAGGTCATCACCACGACGGCCGTCCACCTCATGAGCGCGGCAGCCGTGAAGTGCGGGCTCGCCGACGACCCCGAGAGCCAGCAGGACCTCGATGAGGCGCGGAAGCTCATCAACGCTCTCGCCGGTCTCATCACGGCCGCCGCCCCCGAAGTGAGCGACATGCACGCGCGCAGTCTCCGCGACGGTCTGCGTTCGCTTCAGCTCGCCTTCCGTGAGGCGTCGGTCATCCCCGACCCGATCGGCAAGGGCCCCGGCGAGAAGTGGACCGGCCCCGTCAACTGA
- a CDS encoding DNA-formamidopyrimidine glycosylase family protein: MPEGDTVWRQARLLRDALVGLELTSTDFRMPRFATVDLSGRVVDSVDSRGKHLLVRAGDAVIHSHLKMEGIWDVYPAGARWRKPAWKARVILRNEQVDAVGFELGKLEVIARDDEHDALGYLGPDLLGPDWDAAEAVTRLGASPEAEVIVALAEQRNLAGLGNVYVNELCFLRGIRPDRPVADVDLPALVDLARRVIVANRDRPERVTTGDLRRGRRLWVYGRGGEACLRCGTTIQRGEFGRSALELRVTYWCPSCQI, from the coding sequence GTGCCCGAGGGTGACACCGTCTGGCGACAGGCTCGCCTGCTGCGCGACGCGCTCGTCGGGCTCGAGCTCACGAGCACCGACTTCCGCATGCCGCGCTTCGCGACCGTCGACCTGAGCGGGCGCGTCGTTGACAGCGTCGACAGCCGCGGCAAGCACCTCCTCGTACGTGCGGGCGATGCCGTCATCCACTCGCACCTCAAGATGGAGGGCATCTGGGACGTCTACCCGGCCGGGGCACGGTGGCGGAAGCCGGCGTGGAAGGCCCGCGTCATCCTCCGGAACGAGCAGGTGGATGCCGTGGGCTTCGAGCTCGGAAAGCTCGAGGTCATCGCGCGCGACGACGAGCACGATGCGCTCGGCTACCTCGGCCCCGACCTCCTCGGACCCGACTGGGATGCCGCCGAGGCCGTGACGCGGCTCGGAGCGAGTCCCGAGGCGGAGGTCATCGTCGCGCTCGCCGAGCAGCGCAACCTCGCCGGCCTTGGAAACGTGTACGTCAACGAGCTGTGCTTCCTCCGCGGCATCCGGCCCGACCGTCCGGTCGCCGACGTCGACCTTCCCGCACTCGTCGATCTCGCACGCCGCGTGATCGTCGCCAATCGCGATCGACCCGAACGGGTGACGACGGGTGATCTGCGCCGCGGACGTCGTCTCTGGGTCTACGGACGCGGGGGAGAGGCGTGCCTGCGATGCGGCACCACCATCCAGCGCGGAGAGTTCGGCCGCTCGGCGCTCGAACTGCGCGTGACGTACTGGTGCCCGTCGTGCCAGATCTGA
- a CDS encoding ATP-dependent helicase yields MSTVLDLFTPATRTWFAESFAAPTAAQAEAWQAISRGDDALVIAPTGSGKTLAAFLWAIDRLAHDPDREPGAGTRVLYLSPLKALGVDVERNLRAPLVGIGRTAERIGQPLPAVSVGVRSGDTLPAARRALLTNPPEILITTPESLFLMLTSSARETLRHVDTVIIDEIHAIAATKRGSHLAVSLERLDALLPSPAQRIGLSATVRPPEAVARFLQASKPVAIVDPPSEKKFDLRVVVPLSDMTDLSESAGSIWPRVEEAILDEVLAHRSSIVFANSRRLAERLTARLNELYAERVGVLEPANAVPAAMLGGAGQTSGAEPLLARAHHGSVSKEERADIEADLKSGSLRCVVATSSLELGIDMGAVDLVVQVESPPSVASGLQRLGRAGHQVGEVSRGVLFPKHRADLVHSSVAAERMVAGLIEELTVPSNPLDILAQQTIAACALDTLDVEEWFDLVRRSAPFAALPRSAFDATLDLLAGRYPSDQFAELRPRIVWDREAGTITGRPGAQRLAVTSGGTIPDRGLFGVYMVGEAGPGRRVGELDEEMVYESRVGDVFALGATSWRIQEITHDRVVVSPAFGEPGRLPFWKGDGIGRPAELGRAIGAFIRETLAADSSAAAQRLAAIGLDTNAAENLMTYLTEQRAATGRVPNDETLVIERFRDELGDWRVVLHSPYGMKVHAPWALAIGTRVRERFGVDANAVASDDGIVIRVPDTESTPPGADLFLFETDEILPIVTEQIGGSALFASRFRECAARALLLPRYNPGRRSPLWQQRQRASQLLDVARDYADFPIILETIRECFQDVYDVPALLDLTGRIASREVSVVEVETPLASPFASSLLFGYVGAFLYEGDSPLAERRAAALSIDPALLADLLGTVELREVLDPSVIETTESELQHLAENRRARGAEGIADLVRDLGPLTVEEIGLRVEPGTEVAEALADLARAKRVAEVGFAGRSWWIAVEDAARLRDALGVPVPPGVPAVFGEAVADPLGDLVGRYARTHGPFDASAVALRFGIGTAVALSALRRLASERRVVEGEFRPTGTGSEWCDAEVLRRLRRRSLAALRNEIEAVPPQSYARFLSSWQNIGGGLRGLDGVLSVVEQLEGVRLPASSWETLVLPARVSDYRPALLDELTATGDVLWAGAGGMAGNDGWVSLHLADSAALSLPIGADASDLSDLQREIVAQLGTGAGYFFRQLADAVGVDGDDELVDALWDLVWRGTITNDTLAPLRALLSGGSTTHRQAPVTPRARPGRPGRPSRAGARAQLLARTGPPTVGGRWSILPLASTDATARAAALGETLLDRYGVVTRGSAVAESIIGGFALVYRTLGGFEESGRARRGYFVEGLGGAQFGAPGAVDRLRAPAKPQAVALAATDPANPFGAALPWPAVPGEGTHRPGRKAGALVALVDGELVLYLERGGRSALVFSDDGEVLERAAAALAALVRLDGIGMLRVETSNGDFVIGSALGAALRANDFRETPKGLRISARG; encoded by the coding sequence ATGAGCACCGTGCTCGATCTCTTCACGCCGGCGACGCGAACGTGGTTCGCCGAGTCGTTCGCCGCGCCCACCGCGGCTCAGGCCGAGGCCTGGCAGGCCATCTCGCGCGGCGACGACGCGCTCGTGATCGCCCCGACAGGCTCGGGCAAGACGCTCGCCGCGTTCCTCTGGGCGATCGACCGTCTCGCGCATGATCCCGACCGTGAACCCGGTGCGGGTACCCGCGTGCTCTACCTCTCGCCGCTCAAGGCGCTCGGCGTCGACGTCGAACGCAACCTGAGGGCGCCGCTCGTCGGCATCGGCCGCACCGCCGAGCGCATCGGCCAGCCTCTGCCCGCCGTGTCCGTGGGCGTGCGCTCGGGCGACACCCTGCCCGCGGCGCGGCGAGCCCTCCTGACGAATCCTCCCGAGATCCTCATCACGACGCCTGAGTCGCTCTTCCTCATGCTCACATCGAGCGCGCGCGAGACCCTGCGCCACGTCGACACAGTCATCATCGATGAGATCCATGCGATAGCGGCGACGAAGCGCGGCTCGCACCTAGCTGTCTCGCTCGAACGGCTCGACGCGCTGCTCCCGTCGCCCGCGCAGCGCATCGGACTCTCGGCGACCGTGCGTCCGCCCGAGGCCGTCGCGCGCTTCCTCCAGGCCTCGAAGCCGGTCGCGATCGTCGATCCGCCGAGCGAGAAGAAGTTCGACCTGCGGGTCGTCGTGCCGCTCAGCGACATGACCGACCTGTCGGAGTCGGCCGGATCGATCTGGCCCCGCGTCGAGGAGGCGATCCTCGACGAGGTGCTCGCGCACCGGTCATCCATCGTCTTCGCCAACTCGAGGCGCCTCGCCGAGCGACTGACCGCGCGTCTCAACGAGCTCTACGCCGAGCGTGTCGGCGTGCTCGAGCCGGCGAACGCGGTGCCCGCTGCCATGCTCGGCGGGGCGGGGCAGACCTCGGGCGCCGAGCCGCTCCTCGCCCGGGCCCACCACGGGTCGGTCAGCAAAGAGGAGCGCGCCGACATCGAGGCCGACCTGAAGTCGGGCTCGCTGCGCTGCGTCGTCGCGACGTCGAGCCTCGAGCTCGGTATCGACATGGGTGCGGTCGATCTCGTCGTGCAGGTCGAGTCGCCCCCGTCGGTCGCGAGCGGGCTGCAGCGGCTCGGTCGTGCAGGCCACCAGGTGGGCGAGGTCTCACGCGGTGTGCTCTTCCCCAAGCATCGTGCCGACCTCGTGCACTCGAGCGTCGCGGCGGAGCGCATGGTGGCCGGGCTCATCGAAGAGCTCACGGTGCCCTCCAATCCTCTCGACATCCTCGCTCAGCAGACGATCGCCGCGTGCGCGCTCGACACGCTCGACGTCGAGGAGTGGTTCGACCTCGTGCGCCGTTCGGCACCGTTCGCCGCCCTCCCGCGCTCCGCCTTCGATGCCACGCTCGATCTGCTCGCCGGTCGCTATCCGTCCGATCAGTTCGCCGAGCTCCGCCCCCGCATCGTGTGGGACCGCGAGGCCGGCACGATCACGGGTCGGCCCGGCGCCCAGCGGCTCGCGGTCACGAGCGGTGGCACCATTCCCGACCGCGGTCTGTTCGGGGTCTACATGGTCGGCGAAGCCGGGCCGGGTCGCCGTGTCGGTGAGCTCGACGAAGAGATGGTCTACGAGTCACGCGTCGGCGACGTCTTCGCTCTCGGTGCGACGAGCTGGCGCATCCAGGAGATCACGCACGATCGCGTCGTCGTGAGCCCGGCGTTCGGCGAGCCGGGGCGGCTGCCGTTCTGGAAGGGCGACGGCATCGGGCGTCCGGCCGAGCTCGGCCGAGCGATCGGGGCGTTCATCCGCGAGACGCTCGCGGCCGACTCGTCGGCCGCCGCCCAGCGGCTCGCCGCCATCGGTCTCGACACGAACGCCGCCGAGAACCTCATGACATACCTCACCGAGCAGCGCGCAGCGACGGGGCGCGTGCCGAACGACGAGACCCTCGTCATCGAGCGATTCCGCGACGAGCTCGGCGACTGGCGCGTCGTCCTGCACTCGCCGTACGGCATGAAGGTGCATGCACCCTGGGCGCTCGCGATCGGAACGCGTGTGCGCGAGCGGTTCGGGGTCGACGCCAACGCCGTCGCGAGTGACGACGGCATCGTCATCCGTGTACCCGACACCGAGAGCACGCCTCCCGGCGCCGACCTCTTCCTCTTCGAGACCGATGAGATCCTGCCCATCGTCACGGAGCAGATCGGCGGCTCTGCCCTCTTCGCGTCGCGATTCCGGGAGTGTGCCGCTCGTGCGCTCCTGCTCCCGCGCTACAACCCCGGCCGACGCTCACCGCTCTGGCAGCAGCGCCAGCGAGCCAGTCAGCTCCTCGACGTCGCTCGTGACTACGCCGACTTCCCGATCATCCTCGAGACGATCCGCGAGTGCTTCCAGGACGTCTACGACGTCCCCGCGCTCCTCGACCTCACCGGGAGGATCGCCAGTAGGGAGGTGTCCGTCGTCGAGGTCGAGACGCCGCTCGCAAGCCCCTTCGCGTCGAGCCTGCTGTTCGGCTACGTCGGCGCGTTCCTCTATGAGGGCGACTCCCCGCTCGCCGAGCGTCGCGCCGCCGCGCTCTCGATCGATCCCGCGCTCCTCGCCGACCTCCTCGGAACGGTCGAGCTGCGCGAGGTCCTCGACCCGTCGGTCATCGAGACGACCGAGAGCGAGCTGCAGCACCTCGCGGAGAACCGGCGGGCACGTGGAGCCGAGGGGATCGCTGATCTCGTGCGCGACCTCGGCCCCTTGACGGTCGAGGAGATCGGGCTGCGCGTGGAACCCGGAACCGAGGTCGCCGAGGCCCTCGCCGACCTCGCGCGCGCGAAGCGCGTGGCCGAGGTGGGTTTCGCGGGTCGCTCCTGGTGGATCGCGGTCGAGGATGCGGCTCGGCTCCGCGATGCCCTCGGAGTGCCGGTCCCTCCGGGCGTGCCTGCCGTCTTCGGTGAAGCCGTCGCCGACCCGCTCGGAGACCTCGTGGGCCGCTACGCGCGCACCCACGGTCCGTTCGACGCGAGTGCCGTCGCCCTCCGATTCGGTATCGGCACGGCGGTCGCTCTCTCCGCTCTTCGCCGACTGGCCTCCGAGCGCCGTGTCGTCGAGGGCGAGTTCCGCCCGACCGGAACCGGGTCGGAGTGGTGCGACGCCGAGGTGCTGCGCCGACTCCGACGTCGGTCCCTCGCCGCGCTCCGCAACGAGATCGAGGCCGTGCCTCCGCAGAGCTACGCACGGTTCCTGTCGTCGTGGCAGAACATCGGGGGAGGGCTGCGCGGACTCGATGGCGTGCTGTCGGTCGTCGAGCAGCTCGAGGGTGTCCGGCTGCCGGCATCGTCGTGGGAGACACTCGTGCTCCCTGCTCGGGTCTCCGACTACCGGCCCGCGCTGCTCGACGAGCTGACCGCGACCGGTGACGTGCTGTGGGCCGGCGCGGGCGGCATGGCCGGCAACGACGGCTGGGTGAGCCTGCACCTCGCCGACTCGGCGGCGCTCAGCCTGCCGATCGGCGCCGATGCGAGCGACCTCTCCGACCTGCAGCGCGAGATCGTCGCGCAGCTCGGAACCGGGGCAGGCTACTTCTTCCGTCAGCTCGCCGATGCCGTCGGTGTCGACGGTGACGACGAACTCGTCGACGCCCTGTGGGACCTGGTCTGGCGGGGCACGATCACGAACGACACCCTCGCGCCGCTCCGCGCCCTGCTCTCCGGCGGCTCGACGACGCACCGGCAGGCGCCGGTCACTCCGCGCGCGCGACCCGGGCGACCCGGGCGACCGAGCAGAGCCGGCGCACGCGCGCAGCTGCTCGCCCGCACGGGGCCGCCGACCGTCGGCGGTCGCTGGTCGATCCTTCCGCTCGCCTCGACCGACGCGACCGCGCGAGCCGCCGCGCTCGGTGAGACCCTCCTCGACCGCTACGGCGTGGTGACCCGTGGCTCCGCCGTCGCCGAGTCCATCATCGGCGGCTTCGCGCTCGTCTACCGCACCCTCGGCGGGTTCGAGGAGTCGGGCCGCGCCCGGCGGGGCTACTTCGTGGAGGGGCTCGGCGGCGCCCAGTTCGGAGCACCCGGCGCGGTCGACCGGCTGCGGGCTCCGGCGAAGCCGCAGGCGGTGGCGCTCGCCGCGACCGACCCGGCGAATCCGTTCGGCGCCGCCCTGCCGTGGCCCGCTGTTCCCGGAGAGGGCACGCATCGACCCGGTCGGAAGGCCGGTGCCCTCGTCGCTCTCGTCGACGGCGAGCTCGTGCTCTACCTCGAACGCGGCGGGCGGTCGGCTCTCGTCTTCTCCGACGACGGCGAGGTGCTCGAGCGCGCCGCTGCCGCTCTCGCCGCCCTCGTGAGGCTCGACGGCATCGGCATGCTCCGCGTCGAGACGTCGAACGGAGACTTCGTCATCGGGTCGGCCCTCGGTGCGGCCCTGCGGGCGAACGACTTCCGAGAGACACCGAAGGGGCTGAGGATCAGTGCCCGAGGGTGA
- a CDS encoding SseB family protein, with protein sequence MSPATDDGATPALPADSAGQPWAGRSFEANAHSADDGSAPAELVDALARFRGNDVGASVVVDAFRGSRLLIPLLAELGESAEGVHGLAADKSQELSIVTVAGPDGRKVLPVFSSVEAMTRWNPVARPVPADGVRVALAAADDGTDLVVLDAGSSTEFAIRRPAVWSIARSLEWRPSYADPAVEQAFARSIETELAVVGVDLDSGDPDHRLAGPELLVRLRILAGLTRTELDAVLARLASRWAADDVIAERVDSLAVRIVAAD encoded by the coding sequence ATGTCGCCGGCTACTGACGACGGCGCGACGCCTGCGCTCCCGGCCGATTCGGCCGGCCAGCCGTGGGCCGGTCGGTCGTTCGAGGCGAACGCGCACTCGGCGGATGACGGCAGCGCGCCCGCCGAGCTGGTCGACGCACTCGCTCGATTCCGCGGGAACGATGTCGGTGCGTCCGTCGTCGTCGACGCCTTCCGCGGGTCGCGCCTGCTCATACCGCTGCTCGCCGAGCTGGGCGAGTCGGCCGAGGGCGTGCACGGTCTCGCGGCCGACAAGAGCCAGGAGCTCTCGATCGTGACCGTCGCCGGACCGGACGGCCGAAAGGTGCTCCCGGTCTTCAGCTCGGTCGAGGCGATGACGCGCTGGAACCCCGTGGCCCGTCCTGTGCCGGCCGACGGTGTTCGGGTGGCTCTCGCTGCGGCGGACGACGGCACGGACCTCGTCGTGCTCGATGCCGGATCGTCGACCGAGTTCGCGATCCGTCGGCCGGCGGTGTGGTCGATCGCGCGCTCGCTCGAGTGGCGACCGAGCTATGCCGATCCTGCCGTCGAGCAGGCGTTCGCCCGGTCGATCGAGACCGAACTCGCGGTCGTCGGGGTCGATCTCGACTCGGGAGACCCGGATCACCGTCTCGCGGGCCCTGAGCTCCTCGTGCGCCTCCGCATCCTCGCGGGACTCACGCGCACCGAGCTCGACGCCGTGCTCGCGCGACTGGCCTCGCGGTGGGCCGCCGACGACGTGATCGCCGAACGCGTCGACTCGCTCGCCGTGCGAATCGTAGCGGCCGACTGA
- the priA gene encoding bifunctional 1-(5-phosphoribosyl)-5-((5-phosphoribosylamino)methylideneamino)imidazole-4-carboxamide isomerase/phosphoribosylanthranilate isomerase PriA → MSEFSRSPKLVLLPAVDVAGGKAVRLTQGETGTETNYGDPVDAAAEWADQGAEWIHLVDLDAAFGRGSNAGVLKKAIRQVRGVNVELSGGIRDDESLENALEIGAKRINLGTAALENPEWAASVIARYGEAIAVGLDVRGTTLAARGWTQDGGDLWQVMDRLEDAGCARYVVTDVTKDGTLQGPNVDLLRQVMERTHRPVIASGGISSLDDIAALRDLVPLGLEGTIVGKALYAGAFTLGEALDVAGY, encoded by the coding sequence ATGAGCGAGTTCAGCAGGTCGCCGAAGCTGGTGCTGCTTCCGGCCGTCGACGTCGCGGGCGGTAAGGCCGTGCGTTTGACCCAGGGCGAAACGGGTACCGAGACCAACTACGGTGACCCCGTCGATGCCGCCGCGGAGTGGGCCGACCAGGGCGCCGAGTGGATTCACCTCGTCGACCTCGACGCAGCGTTCGGCCGGGGCAGCAACGCCGGTGTGCTGAAGAAGGCCATCCGTCAGGTGCGCGGCGTGAACGTCGAGCTGTCGGGCGGCATCCGTGACGATGAGAGCCTCGAGAACGCCCTCGAGATCGGCGCCAAGCGCATCAACCTCGGCACGGCTGCTCTCGAGAACCCCGAGTGGGCCGCTTCCGTCATCGCTCGCTACGGCGAGGCGATCGCCGTCGGTCTCGACGTTCGCGGTACGACTCTCGCGGCGCGCGGGTGGACCCAGGACGGCGGCGACCTCTGGCAGGTCATGGACCGCCTCGAGGATGCCGGTTGCGCGCGCTACGTCGTGACGGATGTCACGAAGGACGGCACCCTGCAGGGCCCGAACGTCGATCTCCTCCGTCAGGTCATGGAGCGGACTCACCGACCCGTCATCGCGTCGGGCGGCATCTCGAGCCTCGACGACATCGCGGCGCTCCGCGATCTGGTTCCGCTCGGTCTCGAGGGCACGATCGTGGGCAAGGCGTTGTACGCCGGTGCGTTCACGCTCGGCGAGGCCCTCGATGTCGCCGGCTACTGA
- the hisH gene encoding imidazole glycerol phosphate synthase subunit HisH has product MSAPRVVVLDYGSGNVHSAVKALEHAGADVVLSSDKRTAVEADGLLVPGVGAFSAVVDALLAVRGDEIIDRRLSGGRPVLGICVGMQVLFERGIERGVDTEGLGEWPGVVDELEAPVLPHMGWNTVDAPENSVLFDGIRDERFYFVHSYAARSWTLDVQPPFPQPRLTWATHSDRFLAAVENGPLSATQFHPEKSSAAGIRLLQNWLGTL; this is encoded by the coding sequence GTGAGCGCTCCGCGCGTCGTCGTCCTCGACTACGGCTCGGGCAACGTCCACTCCGCCGTCAAGGCGCTCGAGCACGCGGGCGCCGATGTCGTGCTGTCCTCCGACAAGCGCACGGCGGTCGAGGCCGACGGCCTCCTCGTGCCGGGAGTCGGTGCGTTCTCGGCCGTCGTCGACGCGCTGCTCGCGGTGCGCGGCGACGAGATCATCGATCGCCGGCTCTCGGGCGGTCGCCCCGTGCTCGGCATCTGCGTCGGCATGCAGGTCCTCTTCGAACGCGGCATCGAGCGCGGGGTCGACACCGAGGGACTCGGCGAATGGCCCGGAGTGGTCGACGAACTCGAAGCACCCGTCCTCCCGCACATGGGCTGGAACACGGTCGACGCTCCCGAGAACTCCGTCCTCTTCGACGGCATCCGCGACGAGCGTTTCTACTTCGTGCACTCGTACGCGGCGCGCTCGTGGACCCTCGACGTCCAGCCGCCGTTCCCGCAGCCGCGGCTGACCTGGGCGACGCACTCCGATCGATTCCTCGCCGCGGTCGAGAACGGCCCGCTGTCGGCGACGCAGTTCCACCCCGAGAAGTCGTCGGCGGCCGGCATCCGTCTGCTGCAGAACTGGCTCGGCACCCTGTGA
- the hisB gene encoding imidazoleglycerol-phosphate dehydratase HisB has translation MTSTTPNRTARVQRETSESSIDLSLDLDGTGTSDIETSVPFFDHLLTAFAKHSLTDLRVRAKGDIEIDVHHTVEDIGIVLGQAIRQALGDKRGISRYGDALVPLDEALAQAVVDISGRPYLVHTGEPAGFEFHLIGGHFTGSMVRHVFEAITLNAGLTVHLTVLGGRDPHHIAEAEFKAFARAFRQAKALDPFVSGVPSTKGAL, from the coding sequence ATGACGAGCACCACCCCGAACCGGACCGCACGCGTTCAGCGCGAGACGAGCGAGTCGAGCATCGACCTCTCCCTCGACCTCGACGGAACCGGTACGAGCGACATCGAGACCTCCGTCCCGTTCTTCGACCACCTCCTCACGGCGTTCGCGAAGCACTCGCTGACCGACCTGCGGGTGCGTGCGAAGGGCGACATCGAGATCGACGTCCACCACACGGTCGAGGACATCGGCATCGTGCTCGGACAGGCGATCCGTCAGGCGCTCGGAGACAAGCGCGGCATCTCGCGTTACGGCGACGCCCTCGTCCCTCTCGACGAGGCGCTCGCCCAGGCCGTCGTCGACATCTCGGGCCGCCCGTACCTCGTGCACACGGGGGAGCCCGCCGGTTTCGAGTTCCACCTCATCGGCGGTCACTTCACCGGTTCGATGGTGCGCCACGTGTTCGAGGCCATCACGCTCAACGCGGGGCTGACCGTGCACCTCACGGTGCTCGGCGGCCGCGATCCGCACCACATCGCCGAGGCCGAGTTCAAGGCGTTCGCGCGCGCGTTCCGTCAGGCGAAGGCGCTCGACCCGTTCGTGTCGGGCGTGCCGTCGACCAAGGGCGCTCTGTGA
- a CDS encoding histidinol-phosphate transaminase, whose protein sequence is MTSLDDLPLRDNLRGKTPYGAPQKTVPVALNVNENTHPIPEAVAHDVLGRLAAAILTLNRYPDREFTELREQLAAYLGHGLVADQIWAANGSNEVLQHIFQAFGGPGRSVLSFTPTYSMYPLLAGGTDTRWIGVPRADDYSISIASAVAALDEHDPDIVILCGPNNPTGTPLSLDVIDAVASHARGMVVVDEAYIEFAPEGTPSALSLLSKHPRLLVSRTMSKAFAFAGARVGYLAADPAVTDALRLVRLPYHLSALTQAAALGALAHSDEMLAMVGEIREQRDRIVVRLRELGFTPHESASNFVLFGGVDDPHAVFEALLDRGVLVRDVGIPGHLRVTAGTEAETRTFLTAIAELAAERGNRMTS, encoded by the coding sequence GTGACTTCTCTCGACGACCTCCCGCTGCGCGACAATCTGCGCGGTAAGACCCCGTACGGTGCACCCCAGAAGACGGTGCCCGTCGCGCTCAACGTCAACGAGAACACGCATCCCATCCCCGAGGCTGTCGCCCACGACGTGCTGGGGCGGCTCGCGGCCGCGATCCTCACGCTCAATCGTTACCCCGATCGTGAGTTCACCGAGTTGCGCGAGCAACTCGCCGCCTATCTCGGCCACGGCCTCGTGGCCGATCAGATCTGGGCCGCGAACGGGTCGAACGAGGTGCTCCAGCACATCTTCCAGGCCTTCGGCGGCCCGGGCCGCTCGGTGCTGAGCTTCACGCCGACGTACTCCATGTACCCGCTTCTCGCGGGCGGCACCGACACCCGGTGGATCGGCGTGCCTCGTGCCGACGACTACTCGATCTCGATCGCGTCGGCGGTCGCCGCCCTCGACGAGCACGACCCCGACATCGTCATCCTCTGCGGTCCGAACAACCCGACCGGCACCCCGCTGTCGCTCGACGTCATCGACGCCGTGGCGTCGCACGCTCGCGGCATGGTCGTCGTCGACGAGGCGTACATCGAGTTCGCCCCCGAGGGCACGCCGAGCGCGCTCTCGCTGCTGTCGAAGCATCCTCGACTCCTCGTGTCACGCACGATGAGCAAGGCGTTCGCCTTCGCCGGGGCACGCGTGGGCTACCTCGCCGCCGACCCGGCGGTGACCGACGCGCTCCGCCTCGTCCGGCTGCCGTACCACCTGTCGGCGTTGACGCAGGCGGCCGCCCTGGGTGCGCTCGCCCACTCCGACGAGATGCTCGCGATGGTCGGCGAGATCCGTGAACAGCGCGATCGCATCGTCGTGCGACTGCGCGAGCTGGGTTTCACGCCTCACGAGAGTGCGAGCAACTTCGTGCTCTTCGGCGGGGTGGACGATCCGCACGCGGTGTTCGAGGCGCTCCTCGACCGCGGCGTCCTCGTGCGCGACGTCGGCATCCCCGGTCACCTGCGGGTGACGGCCGGCACCGAAGCCGAGACCAGGACCTTCCTCACCGCCATCGCCGAACTCGCCGCAGAACGCGGCAATAGGATGACCTCATGA
- a CDS encoding LysM peptidoglycan-binding domain-containing protein, which yields MSTVIASSPFVIGSGVDAGRSVAPRTRLRLTRRGRIVLTSLAAVPVVAVALFAGLSAVPAVAGSSSADVSFRYVTIEPGQSLWSLAESLAPTVDPRDVIAEITSLNGLTSSSLEPGQQIAVPLGY from the coding sequence ATGAGCACGGTTATCGCCAGCAGCCCGTTCGTTATCGGTAGTGGTGTCGACGCAGGTCGATCCGTCGCCCCGCGTACCCGTCTGCGTCTCACGCGACGCGGGCGCATCGTGCTCACCTCCCTGGCCGCAGTACCGGTCGTCGCCGTCGCACTCTTCGCGGGGTTGAGCGCTGTTCCCGCGGTGGCCGGCAGTTCCAGCGCCGATGTCTCGTTCCGCTACGTCACGATCGAGCCGGGTCAGTCGCTCTGGTCGTTGGCCGAGTCGCTCGCGCCGACGGTCGACCCGCGCGACGTCATCGCCGAGATCACGAGCCTCAACGGCCTCACGAGCTCGTCGCTCGAACCGGGTCAGCAGATCGCCGTTCCTCTCGGTTACTGA
- the lexA gene encoding transcriptional repressor LexA has protein sequence MSNDTDAERPARTRRRKSLSAKQLSILEFIQRSVSQRGYPPSMREIGDAVGLASLSSVTHQLNQLELSGYLRRDPNRPRALEILIDVPQSEGTTTDVDSYSSTPIGDAAMVPLVGRIAAGIPITAEQQIDEVFPLPRQLVGKGELFMLKVVGESMIDAAICDGDWVVVRAQKEAENGEIVAAMLDGEATVKVFRQRDGHTWLLPRNSAFEPILGDEADVLGKVVAVLRAV, from the coding sequence GTGAGCAACGACACCGACGCCGAACGGCCGGCGCGCACGCGCCGTCGCAAGAGCCTGAGCGCGAAGCAGCTCTCCATCCTCGAGTTCATCCAGCGGTCGGTGAGCCAGCGAGGCTATCCGCCGAGCATGCGCGAGATCGGCGATGCTGTCGGGCTCGCATCGCTGTCGAGCGTCACCCATCAGCTCAACCAGCTCGAGCTGAGCGGCTATCTCCGCCGTGACCCCAACCGCCCGCGCGCGCTCGAGATCCTCATCGACGTGCCTCAGAGCGAGGGCACGACGACCGACGTCGACTCCTACTCGAGCACGCCCATCGGCGACGCCGCGATGGTCCCCCTCGTCGGTCGCATCGCCGCCGGCATCCCGATCACCGCCGAGCAGCAGATCGATGAGGTGTTCCCGCTCCCCCGGCAGCTCGTCGGCAAGGGCGAGCTCTTCATGCTCAAGGTCGTCGGAGAATCGATGATCGACGCGGCCATCTGCGACGGCGACTGGGTCGTCGTGCGCGCGCAGAAAGAGGCGGAGAACGGCGAGATCGTCGCCGCGATGCTCGACGGAGAAGCGACCGTCAAGGTGTTCCGGCAGCGCGACGGCCACACGTGGCTCCTCCCCCGCAACAGTGCCTTCGAGCCGATCCTCGGCGACGAGGCCGACGTGCTCGGCAAGGTCGTCGCCGTGCTCCGCGCCGTCTGA